One window from the genome of Sulfodiicoccus acidiphilus encodes:
- the cas4 gene encoding CRISPR-associated protein Cas4, with translation MSSITATDLKRFAYCPLIPYYEKVMGIEERVTEAMKEGSAVDVEVAINFVRPRPVQVFKKPLLSWKGVTGSPDFLLMFQDSASPLEVKSSREKRRDHRLQLELYCLLAERSYRVRKGYLYYPARRELVTLPYGEEERREVLRSLDSLKRVLREGAKVRQPARKCVNCGYLRYCRPKFEGGVAYAES, from the coding sequence GTGTCCTCTATAACTGCGACGGACCTCAAGAGGTTCGCGTACTGTCCCCTCATTCCGTATTACGAGAAGGTGATGGGGATCGAGGAGAGAGTGACGGAGGCCATGAAGGAGGGATCTGCCGTGGACGTAGAGGTCGCGATCAACTTCGTCAGGCCTCGCCCGGTCCAAGTCTTCAAGAAACCGCTCCTGTCTTGGAAGGGGGTGACTGGTTCCCCCGATTTCCTCCTAATGTTCCAGGACTCAGCCTCACCGCTGGAGGTGAAGTCCTCGAGGGAGAAGAGGAGGGACCACAGGCTCCAGCTGGAGCTCTACTGCCTCCTGGCGGAACGAAGCTACAGGGTGAGGAAGGGCTACCTCTACTACCCCGCTAGGAGGGAGCTCGTGACACTCCCCTACGGGGAGGAGGAGAGGAGGGAGGTCCTGAGGTCGCTGGATTCTCTGAAGAGGGTGTTGAGGGAGGGAGCGAAGGTCAGACAGCCTGCCAGGAAATGCGTCAACTGCGGTTACCTTAGGTACTGCAGGCCCAAGTTCGAGGGAGGTGTAGCATACGCAGAGTCGTAA
- a CDS encoding heavy-metal-associated domain-containing protein: MKSLVIEVKGMECEGCRINVTKALSGVKGVWEVKVDLKGGLAYAKVDEGLDLGKVEREIRRRIVDAGYLCGEIREK, translated from the coding sequence ATGAAGTCGTTAGTAATTGAGGTCAAAGGTATGGAATGTGAGGGGTGTAGGATCAACGTGACCAAGGCTCTGAGCGGGGTGAAGGGAGTTTGGGAAGTGAAGGTGGACCTCAAGGGAGGGCTAGCCTACGCGAAGGTCGATGAGGGCCTGGACCTGGGGAAAGTGGAGAGGGAAATAAGGAGGAGGATTGTCGACGCAGGCTACTTATGTGGAGAGATAAGGGAAAAGTGA